In a single window of the Centroberyx gerrardi isolate f3 chromosome 17, fCenGer3.hap1.cur.20231027, whole genome shotgun sequence genome:
- the ngb gene encoding neuroglobin, producing the protein MEKLTGKDKELIRGSWESLGNNKVPHGVIMFSRLFELDPALLSLFHYKTNCGSTQDCLSSPEFLEHVTKVMLVIDAAVSHLDDLHSLEDFLLNLGRKHQAVGVSTQSFAVVGESLLYMLQCSLGQAYTAPLRQAWLNMYSIVVAAMSRGWAKNGEHKAD; encoded by the exons ATGGAGAAGCTGACAGGGAAAGACAAAGAGCTGATACGAGGCAGCTGGGAGAGCCTGGGCAACAACAAAGTTCCTCACGGCGTGATCATGTTTTCCAG ACTGTTTGAGCTGGACCCTGCGCTCCTCAGTCTTTTCCACTACAAAACAAACTGTGGCTCCACACAAGACTGCCTCTCCAGCCCCGAGTTCCTGGAACATGTCACTAAG GTGATGCTTGTGATCGACGCAGCGGTCAGCCACCTAGACGACCTTCACTCCTTGGAGGACTTTCTGCTGAACCTGGGGAGGAAGCATCAGGCAGTGGGAGTCAGCACCCAGTCCTTCGCT GTGGTGGGTGAGTCCCTCCTCTACATGCTGCAGTGCAGTCTGGGCCAGGCCTACACGGCGCCCCTGCGTCAAGCCTGGCTCAACATGTACAGCATCGTGGTGGCGGCCATGAGCCGAGGGTGGGCTAAGAACGGCGAGCACAAGGCCGACTGA
- the zdhhc22 gene encoding palmitoyltransferase ZDHHC22, whose translation MFTRMLKLRLLNAVAPAYFFVATAVTFILHFGFFIPTIFPSPDISLTGSIVLHTTVFLFMMLNALGNYLMTIKYPAESANEAVIPVCSPDCPDKVDAHYLLNGRHFCKLCKKVILKRDHHCFFTGNCIGNKNMRYFIMFCIYTSCTCLYSLVLGVAFLTVEYSISFENPLTFLTLLPLSTGYFFMGVISGLQLFLVLMLYVWLGIGLVCAGFCCQQVLLVARGQTWCQLQRGQLVENRSPWRTNLRDVFGTRWALGLVLPVQTVETCCEDVAAHKHD comes from the exons ATGTTTACCAGGATGTTGAAGCTGAGACTTCTCAATGCTGTAGCACCTGCATACTTTTTCGTCGCTACAGCAGTCACCTTCATTTTGCACTTCGGCTTCTTCATCCCAACAATATTCCCAAGCCCAGACATATCACTGACGGGGTCTATAGTGCTTCACACAACTGTTTTCCTCTTCATGATGCTCAACGCACTGGGAAATTACTTAATGACTATCAAATATCCTGCTGAAAGCGCAAATGAGGCTGTGATCCCGGTGTGTTCGCCGGACTGTCCGGACAAAGTGGACGCCCACTACCTCCTGAATGGCCGTCACTTCTGCAAACTCTGCAAGAAGGTCATTCTCAAGAGGGATCACCACTGCTTTTTCACAGGGAACTGCATCGGCAACAAAAACATGCGTTACTTCATCATGTTCTGCATCTACACATCATGCACTTGTTTGTACTCCCTGGTTCTCGGTGTGGCCTTTCTGACAGTGGAATATTCCATCTCCTTTGAGAACCCACTCACCTTCCTgactcttcttcccctctccacCGGTTACTTCTTCATGG GCGTCATCTCAGGCCTGCAGCTGTTCCTGGTGCTGATGCTGTATGTGTGGCTGGGCATCGGCCTGGTGTGCGCGGGCTTCTGCTGCCagcaggtgctgctggtggCCCGGGGGCAGACCTGGTGTCAGCTGCAGCGGGGGCAGCTGGTGGAGAACCGCAGCCCATGGAGAACCAACCTTAGGGATGTTTTTGGAACCCGCTGGGCCCTGGGGCTCGTTCTGCCTGTGCAGACGGTGGAGACGTGCTGTGAAGACGTGGCTGCACACAAACATGACTGA
- the cipca gene encoding CLOCK-interacting pacemaker a → MSSFSKPEGHRRPPFTRATHLGISKPELERDSGFSDASSEYLSAVDLTDSEDAGRSVSIVGQDQTSPQVAMMGGSYAGLSPMIIMNNFVLKQPNPLTPAEKQWGFPSPLEMMPQSQVVLLQPMVSNGNSSSPKTGSENHRQSKNYLPILKSYPRIAPHPGEAPTKRQGSSRARGSSASGYDQRHRRHHHGHRLYSPPSPQPAPQTPIKPVSNFEAGSNQAPAADCQEPLLLQLSDKPPSLVTETGSLPSYHHEFGSVLDSNHADKYEDVLSTDGDKLKRFSNTYNILNKSGLLGITLRTKQLIKENRRTQGQLQQLREQTALLMEALSSGDPQLWTKLQLALQDSDKEQWGIKPQSLLA, encoded by the exons ATGAGCAGCTTCAGTAAGCCAGAGGGACACAGGAGACCACCGTTCACCAGGGCAACACACCTTGGAATATCCAAGCCTGAACTGGAGAGAGATTCAGGCTTCTCAG ATGCCAGCTCTGAGTATCTGAGTGCAGTTGATCTGACTGACTCTGAGGATGCAGGTAGGAGTGTGTCTATAGTGGGCCAGGACCAGACCAGTCCCCAGGTGGCCATGATGGGAGGCTCCTACGCTGGCCTGTCTCCTATGATCATCATGAACAACTTTGTCTTAAAGCAG CCAAACCCCCTGACTCCAGCAGAAAAACAGTGGGGCTTTCCTTCACCCTTGGAAATGATGCCTCAGTCCCAGGTGGTCCTTCTCCAGCCCATGGTATCAAATGGCAACAGCAGCTCCCCGAAGACTGGCTCTGAAAATCACAGACAATCAAAAAACTACCTGCCCATCCTCAAGTCATATCCCAGAATCGCCCCCCACCCTGGGGAGGCACCCACTAAGAGGCAGGGATCTTCTCGGGCGAGGGGCAGTTCAGCGTCAGGGTATGACCAGCGGCACCGGAGGCATCACCACGGCCACCGGCTCTACAGCCCCCCCAGCCCCCAGCCCGCACCGCAGACACCCATCAAGCCTGTCTCCAACTTTGAAGCGGGGAGCAACCAGGCGCCGGCAGCTGACTGTCAGGAGCcgctcctgctgcagctcagcgacAAGCCTCCCTCCCTGGTGACAGAGACCGGCTCTCTGCCCTCCTACCATCATGAATTTGGATCGGTGCTAGACAGCAACCATGCCGACAAATACGAGGACGTCCTCTCTACGGACGGCGACAAACTGAAACGTTTCAGCAACACCTATAACATTCTTAACAAGTCCGGCTTGCTGGGGATCACCTTGCGCacgaagcagctgatcaaggaGAACCGGCGCACCCAAggccagctgcagcagctccgGGAGCAGACGGCTCTGCTGATGGAGGCTCTGAGCAGCGGAGACCCCCAGCTCTGGACTAAGCTCCAGCTCGCCCTGCAGGACTCGGACAAGGAGCAATGGGGGATAAAGCCTCAGAGCCTCCTGGCGTAA
- the tmem63c gene encoding osmosensitive cation channel TMEM63C: protein MADSELFVTRAPPMEGRGVELDVLGFLDSLGKENSTAERCYRSHSRSSVLQGLPFGGVPTVLAINVVLWMFLLLIFSCLRKAAWDYGRLALVMENDSLTSLFYGEPSEKEKSPSESSPSDSETKDMGFCSWLTSLYHMKDEEIRSKCGIDAVTYLSFQRHIILLMTVICLLSLAVILPVNFSGNLLGDSPENFGRTTLANVDAKDNFLWLHSVFALVYFIITLLCMAHHSSRLEYREDEKVARTLMITSVPREILDPGLITKHFHEAYPSCTVTDIRFCFNVHKLMRLDLERRKAMKGRLYFTTKAQKEGKIMIKTHPCAQIFCCDICGFEQVDAEQYYSELEEKLTDEFNAEKNRISLKRLGIAFVTFRDERMTAVIVKDYSRVRCRRRPQQSSITTVVQSQDWGVSYAPAPTDIIWENLSVCGSRWWLRCVLLNILLFLLLFFLTTPAIIVNTIDKFNVTRPVESLRNPIITQFFPTLLLWAFSVLLPFIVYYSAFFESHWTRSGENQITMHKCFLLLVFMVIILPSLGLSSLDLFFRWLFDVNFLDEKDVKFQCVFLPDNGAFFVNYVITSSLIGTAMELLRIPALMVYALRLCFAKSKAERIHVKRSQAYEFQFGLEYAWTMCIFAVSMAYSITCPIIMPFGLLYVILKHMVDRYNIYYAYVPTKLSQRIHRAAINQVIVAPILCMFWLLFFSVLRLGPVHPITLFTFVSLLSCVAFSLFRLCLRKQPDKSTSYPMSDQPAEGTFTDAERSTGTSTTASSLFVASVLLEPELGLSPMPSPAHHSYGAMASSQSHGPADEEEGEEDQAQTHETELQGPPDPHCSSPLMDSPVGYQ from the exons ATGGCGGACTCTGAGCTGTTTGTGACGAGAGCGCCCCCTATGGAGGGGAGGGGCGTGGAGCTGGACGTCCTGGGCTTCCTGGACTCCCTTGGGAAGGAGAACAGCACGGCAGAGAGATGCTACCGCTCCCACTCCCGCAGCAGCGTCCTCCAGGGCCTGCCGTTTGGAGGGGTGCCCACTGTCCTCGCCATCAATGTGGTCCTCTGGATG TTCCTGTTGCTGATCTTCTCTTGTCTGAGGAAGGCTGCATGGGACTACGGCCGCCTGGCTCTGGTGATGGAGAATGACAG TCTCACCTCCCTGTTTTATGGAGAAccaagtgagaaagagaagtcTCCCTCAGAGTCCAGCCCCTCCGACTCTGAGACCAAGGACATG ggCTTCTGCTCTTGGCTCACATCACTTTACCATATGAA GGATGAGGAGATCCGCAGCAAATGTGGCATTGACGCCGTCACGTACCTGTCCTTCCAGCGCCACATCATCCTGCTCATGACAGTGATCTGCCTGCTGTCTTTGGCCGTAATCCTGCCGGTCAACTTTTCCGGGAACCTCCTGG GAGACAGTCCTGAAAACTTTGGAAGAACAACACTGGCTAATGTTGATGCAAA GGACAACTTTCTGTGGCTCCACAGTGTCTTTGCTCTGGTCTACTTCATCATCACCTTGCTGTGCATGGCCCACCACTCGTCCCGGCTGGAGTACAGGGAAGACGAGAAG GTGGCCAGGACACTGATGATTACCTCCGTACCCAGAGAGATCTTAGACCCAGGACTCATCACCAAACACTTCCA TGAGGCCTACCCCAGCTGCACTGTCACTGATATCCGTTTCTGCTTCAATGTCCACAAGCTGATGAGGCTGGACTTGGAGAG GCGCAAGGCGATGAAAGGCAGGCTGTATTTCACCACAAAGGCCCAAAAGGAGGGGAAGATCATGATCAAGACCCATCCGTGCGCTCAGATATTCTGCTGTGACATCTGTGGCTTTGAACAG GTGGATGCAGAACAGTACTACAGCGAGTTGGAAGAGAAGCTGACAGATGAGTTTAACGCTGAGAAGAATCGCATCTCCCTGAAGAGGCTGGGCATAGCCTTCGTGACTTTCCGTGATGAGAGGATGACTGCTGT CATTGTGAAAGACTACAGTCGCGTGCGCTGCCGTCGCAGACCGCAGCAGTCCAGCATCACCACTGTGGTGCAGTCTCAGGACTGGGGGGTGAGCTACGCCCCGGCTCCAACTGACATCATCTG GGAAAACCTGTCGGTGTGCGGCTCTCGCTGGTGGCTCCGCTGTGTCCTCCTcaacatcctcctcttcctcctgctcttcttcctcACTACTCCCGCCATCATCGTCAACACCATCGACAAGTTTAACGTCACCAGGCCCGTGGAGAGTCTTCGG AACCCGATCATTACCCAGTTCTTCCCGACCCTCCTGCTGTGGGCGTTCTCTGTGCTCCTGCCCTTCATCGTCTACTACTCAGCCTTCTTTGAGTCCCACTGGACCAG ATCCGGTGAGAACCAGATAACGATGCACAAGTGCTTTTTACTGCTGGTCTTCATGGTGATCATCCTGCCCTCACTTGGTCTGTCCAG TCTGGACCTGTTCTTCAGATGGCTCTTTGATGTCAATTTCCTGGATGAGAAGGATGTCAAATTCCA gtgtgtgtttcttcctGACAACGGAGCGTTCTTTGTGAACTATGTGATTACGTCCAGTCTGATTGGCACAGCCATGGAGCTGCTCCGTATCCCGGCGCTGATGGTGTACGCCCTCCGCCTCTGCTTCGCCAAGTCCAAGGCTGAACGCATTCACGTCAAGCGG aGCCAGGCCTATGAGTTCCAGTTTGGTCTGGAGTATGCCTGGACCATGTGTATCTTTGCTGTCAGTATGGCCTACAGCATCACATGTCCCATTATCATGCCCTTTG GTCTGCTCTATGTGATCCTGAAGCACATGGTGGACCGGTACAACATCTACTATGCATATGTCCCCACCAAGCTCAGCCAGCGGATCCACAGAGCGGCCATCAACCAGGTCATTGTGGCTCCCATCCTCTGCATGTTCTggctgctcttcttctctgtgctCCGATTAG gcCCAGTGCATCCTATCACCCTCTTCACCTTTGTGTCCCTGCTCTCCTGTGTTGCCTTTTCCCTCTTCCGCTTGTGCCTTAGGAAGCAGCCAGACAAGTCAACAAGCTATCCG atgtctgaccagccAGCAGAGGGGACATTCACTGACGCAGAGAGGAGCACTGGAACATCCACCACTGCCTCTAGT ctGTTTGTGGCGTCCGTGCTGCTGGAGCCGGAGCTGGGTCTGAGCCCCATGCCGTCCCCGGCCCACCACAGCTACGGTGCCATGGCCAGCTCCCAGAGCCACGGCCCAGCGGacgaagaggagggggaagaagacCAGGCCCAGACCCACGAGACGGAGCTCCAAGGCCCCCCCGACCCTCACTGCTCCAGTCCCCTCATGGACAGCCCCGTGGGCTACCAGTAA